One genomic segment of Borrelia coriaceae includes these proteins:
- a CDS encoding exodeoxyribonuclease V subunit gamma, with protein MYKTYKTNKINKIYNKINELIRNDDIFKKETIIILKSHTLGEEIKKHLATLNKVSYNLNIKQNIMKIIYNLAMENHNIKNFLEKNNLILYSETEKFILYHILKDNKIKNIKQFKSTQNRYIFASKIINLFHKYYSEFSNLIDHWRQNKLLFEDNNKIQYESMQKEMFEKLFENQINIFDLQEKIKQEITNTKQSIETKRIIIIGKIREIDRTLLYHLQKVFDITIHELTLEDTTQIKSILIDKLVPIKIKKYNSSIQIEQESDIQLFEEKNFLASLKNNIIKNTPLLNLDNSFKIIEAKTKKREVEILVNNILHSTQNNHLRINDIVITYLPKDTDIYLPYIEKFLNKYELEFNVLDSKDISKSKSVIALKQLMKLFISHKGTINNFNRKEIIEFLSNIKVMDKFEISTNELEYLIKFSDTVNINFGMNDIHKESLSYDTNFLNSWEDGFNRFLISTIFNEKYECKNCQESISFQDSSSIIKLISIIKSLYEDIMYFKEKEHTICEWAEIIGIFIDKYIKLEDNNKIDEYIRTIIQYLKNFSQDFNANFHKDYMTKVKDIKVDFTLFKTMLEESIEQKTYQSNNQNAGILVASFDKIEYLKKSEIHFLGSHKLNSSIHFDNMNLLNEYYDYVNLEQDNISNLINIIFAASNKFYLYYSLSESLNPDINKPKIINKIVNYINDMGQELKIEIHPSENYDFQYFKQEKANYLINYDIEAFNIAKSLQIGKYPTFKQQRLKLKKQITLEIADINKAITNPYKYFYKEILNVHIKDISQINDIKAKQEEQIIDIDNINYKIMNNLIPIYECTKNETNEQILKKIDKIIENQIQTGIMPTNIKKEIIKESFIGKLNEIKNNITINFQNFFKMQETNIILNKNIPINFKGEKLEFKLNGKLKNIYKIDNKYYYLNLEKKDYNQDKISNKINLYIIGLMLKSTIQNIDSIQEIRITYETSKLSLENQYTNEEIHSLDLTNLLKQIAYISSYPTPIYKDLIQKSLTKIKDINEFPKALKTQIQYPTKSINLNKAMEFMLQQKDITWCPYYNRFKDTHDLNIDNNLEKLLQNFYAKFIKVQS; from the coding sequence ATGTATAAAACATATAAAACAAACAAAATAAACAAGATTTATAATAAAATTAATGAACTGATTAGAAATGATGATATCTTTAAAAAAGAAACTATCATAATATTAAAAAGTCACACTCTAGGTGAAGAAATTAAAAAACATTTAGCAACCCTCAACAAAGTCTCATATAACCTCAATATCAAACAAAATATAATGAAAATAATATATAACCTTGCAATGGAAAACCATAATATAAAAAATTTCTTAGAAAAGAATAATTTAATTCTTTACTCAGAAACAGAAAAATTTATTCTGTATCACATATTAAAAGACAATAAAATAAAAAATATCAAACAATTTAAATCAACACAAAACAGATATATCTTTGCATCAAAGATAATCAATTTATTTCATAAATACTACTCTGAATTTTCAAATTTGATTGATCATTGGAGGCAAAATAAACTTTTATTTGAAGATAACAATAAAATTCAGTATGAATCCATGCAAAAAGAAATGTTTGAAAAATTATTTGAAAATCAAATCAACATTTTTGACTTGCAAGAAAAAATTAAACAAGAAATCACAAATACCAAGCAAAGCATTGAAACAAAAAGAATAATAATAATTGGAAAAATTAGAGAAATTGACAGAACACTTTTATACCATTTGCAAAAAGTTTTTGACATTACAATACATGAATTAACACTTGAAGATACAACTCAAATCAAATCTATACTAATAGACAAATTAGTACCAATAAAAATTAAAAAATACAATTCAAGCATACAAATAGAACAAGAAAGTGATATCCAACTATTTGAAGAAAAAAATTTTTTAGCAAGTCTCAAAAACAATATCATAAAAAATACTCCTCTATTAAACTTAGATAATAGTTTCAAAATAATAGAGGCAAAAACAAAAAAACGAGAGGTAGAAATTTTAGTAAATAATATTTTACATTCAACTCAAAACAATCATCTAAGAATAAATGATATTGTAATAACTTACCTACCAAAAGATACGGATATATACTTACCATACATAGAAAAATTTTTAAACAAATACGAACTTGAATTTAATGTTTTAGATTCTAAAGACATCTCAAAAAGTAAAAGCGTAATAGCACTAAAGCAATTAATGAAACTCTTCATTTCACACAAAGGAACGATTAACAATTTTAATAGAAAAGAAATAATCGAATTTTTAAGTAACATAAAAGTAATGGACAAATTCGAAATCTCAACCAATGAACTAGAATATCTAATAAAATTTAGCGACACAGTGAATATCAATTTTGGAATGAACGATATTCACAAAGAAAGCTTATCTTATGATACGAACTTCTTAAATTCATGGGAAGATGGTTTTAACAGGTTTCTCATATCTACAATTTTTAATGAAAAATATGAATGCAAAAATTGTCAAGAAAGTATAAGCTTTCAAGACTCAAGTTCAATAATAAAATTGATTAGCATAATAAAAAGTCTTTATGAAGATATAATGTACTTTAAAGAAAAAGAACACACCATATGCGAATGGGCAGAAATAATAGGTATCTTCATAGACAAATATATAAAACTTGAAGATAACAATAAAATTGATGAATATATAAGAACAATAATACAATACCTTAAAAATTTTTCGCAGGATTTCAATGCAAACTTTCACAAAGATTATATGACTAAAGTTAAAGACATAAAAGTTGATTTTACTCTTTTCAAAACAATGCTTGAGGAAAGCATAGAACAAAAAACATATCAGTCAAACAATCAAAATGCAGGCATACTTGTTGCAAGCTTTGATAAAATCGAATATTTAAAAAAATCTGAAATCCACTTTTTAGGAAGCCATAAATTAAATTCAAGCATCCATTTTGATAACATGAACCTATTAAATGAATATTATGACTATGTCAATCTGGAACAAGATAACATTTCAAACTTAATTAATATAATCTTTGCAGCATCTAACAAATTTTATCTATATTACTCCCTAAGTGAATCTTTAAACCCAGATATCAACAAACCCAAAATAATAAATAAGATAGTAAATTACATAAACGACATGGGTCAAGAACTAAAAATTGAAATACACCCAAGTGAAAATTACGACTTTCAATATTTCAAACAAGAAAAAGCCAATTACTTAATCAACTATGACATAGAAGCTTTTAATATTGCAAAATCACTACAAATAGGTAAATATCCAACCTTTAAACAGCAAAGACTCAAATTAAAAAAGCAAATAACACTAGAAATAGCAGATATCAATAAAGCAATAACTAACCCATACAAATACTTTTACAAGGAAATACTAAATGTACACATTAAAGACATAAGCCAAATTAATGACATTAAGGCAAAACAAGAAGAGCAAATAATTGATATTGACAATATCAATTATAAAATAATGAATAATCTCATACCAATATATGAATGCACAAAAAATGAAACTAATGAACAAATATTAAAAAAAATAGATAAAATCATTGAAAATCAGATTCAAACAGGAATAATGCCCACTAACATCAAAAAAGAAATTATAAAAGAATCATTCATAGGAAAGTTAAATGAAATTAAAAATAATATTACTATCAATTTTCAAAATTTTTTCAAGATGCAAGAGACTAACATTATATTAAATAAAAATATACCAATTAACTTTAAAGGAGAAAAATTAGAATTTAAGTTGAATGGAAAACTTAAAAACATATATAAAATAGACAATAAATATTATTACCTCAATTTAGAAAAAAAAGATTACAATCAAGATAAAATTAGCAACAAAATAAATCTATATATAATAGGACTAATGTTAAAAAGTACAATTCAAAATATAGACTCAATTCAAGAAATCAGAATAACTTATGAGACTTCTAAATTATCACTTGAAAATCAATATACAAACGAGGAAATACACTCTCTAGACCTTACAAACTTACTAAAACAAATAGCCTATATTTCAAGCTACCCCACCCCCATTTATAAGGATTTAATACAAAAAAGCCTAACCAAAATAAAAGACATAAACGAATTTCCAAAGGCATTAAAAACACAAATACAATACCCAACAAAAAGCATTAATCTTAACAAAGCAATGGAATTTATGCTTCAACAAAAAGATATAACATGGTGTCCATATTACAATAGATTTAAAGACACTCACGATTTAAACATAGATAACAACTTAGAAAAATTACTTCAAAATTTTTACGCCAAATTCATTAAGGTACAAAGTTAA
- a CDS encoding nicotinate phosphoribosyltransferase, producing MKNLSLFTDFYELSMMNAYFIKSMNPKAKFEMFFRKTPFKNGYIILAGIHTLINILQKLHFRDEEIKYLDSLQYFDKKFLEYLKTFKLNIKISSIEEGRIVFPYEPILIIEGNLIELLLIEGLTLNIINFESLIATKTSRIKKAGANNLAEFGLRRAQGINGALSASKAAYIGGANFTSNVLAGYKYNIPVIGTMAHSWVMSFTSEEEAFWEYAKIYPDNVSLLIDTYDTLNSGIKNAIKVFKALKNKGSKNFSVRIDSGDLEYLSKEVRRILNENGLFEVKIIISNELDEEIIMYLNSINAPIDFWGVGTNLVTAKGDSNLSGVYKMISIQQNDKFIPKMKITNNIEKATLPSQKGIVRIYSNSQMIFDLIFLKEEEEEIKEMLSLKKKFKIFHPLQDNIFKEIKTYESFEFLIKTVFENTKTCQNYDSSLENIKKRVQNDLNKIDHTYKRLINPHIYKVSITEKLKNLRNNLSQKNKVF from the coding sequence ATGAAAAATTTATCACTCTTTACAGACTTTTATGAACTTTCAATGATGAATGCTTACTTCATAAAAAGTATGAATCCCAAAGCTAAATTTGAAATGTTTTTCAGAAAAACACCATTTAAAAATGGATATATAATTTTAGCAGGAATACACACATTAATTAACATTTTACAAAAATTACATTTCAGAGATGAAGAGATTAAATATCTAGACAGTTTACAATACTTTGACAAAAAATTTCTAGAATATTTAAAAACATTTAAACTAAACATAAAAATAAGCTCAATAGAAGAAGGCAGAATTGTTTTCCCCTATGAACCTATATTAATCATTGAAGGCAATTTAATTGAACTCTTACTCATAGAAGGACTGACATTAAATATAATAAATTTTGAAAGCCTAATTGCAACTAAAACATCAAGAATTAAAAAAGCGGGGGCTAACAACTTAGCAGAATTTGGGCTTAGAAGGGCCCAAGGAATTAATGGTGCACTCTCAGCAAGTAAAGCAGCTTATATAGGAGGTGCTAATTTTACAAGCAATGTGCTTGCAGGATATAAGTACAATATTCCTGTAATTGGTACAATGGCTCATAGCTGGGTAATGAGTTTCACAAGCGAAGAAGAAGCCTTTTGGGAATATGCCAAAATATATCCAGACAACGTAAGTTTATTAATTGATACTTATGATACTCTTAACAGTGGCATTAAGAATGCAATAAAAGTTTTTAAAGCACTAAAAAACAAAGGAAGCAAAAATTTTTCTGTTAGAATTGACAGTGGAGATCTTGAATACCTAAGCAAAGAAGTTAGAAGAATACTTAATGAGAATGGACTATTTGAGGTAAAAATTATAATATCAAATGAACTTGATGAAGAGATAATTATGTATTTAAACTCAATTAATGCTCCCATCGACTTCTGGGGCGTAGGAACTAATCTAGTTACTGCCAAAGGAGATTCCAATCTCTCAGGAGTGTACAAAATGATATCAATTCAACAAAACGACAAATTTATTCCTAAAATGAAAATAACAAATAACATTGAAAAAGCAACACTTCCTTCTCAAAAAGGGATCGTAAGAATATACTCAAATTCACAAATGATTTTTGATTTGATTTTTTTAAAAGAAGAAGAAGAAGAAATAAAGGAAATGCTAAGCTTAAAAAAGAAATTTAAAATTTTTCATCCCTTACAAGACAATATATTCAAAGAAATAAAAACATATGAAAGCTTCGAATTTCTAATAAAAACAGTTTTTGAAAACACTAAAACTTGTCAAAACTATGATTCAAGCCTAGAAAATATAAAAAAAAGAGTTCAAAACGATCTTAATAAAATTGATCATACATATAAAAGACTCATAAATCCACATATATATAAAGTAAGCATTACGGAAAAATTAAAAAACTTAAGAAATAATCTCTCCCAAAAAAACAAAGTATTCTAA
- the zwf gene encoding glucose-6-phosphate dehydrogenase: MREKNVSDFDVVIFGVTGNLSRRKLIPSLFNLYKDGHISNFRIIGFSRRNFTDEELKIYIKDSLWQERSNALVDDFLKFFVYLSGDFREKDAYLKLSFLLAHKDRIYYLSTSPEFYEAIIENLKPYSFDNTSYLSKIILEKPFGSSLETARCLNSLLYSVFKEEQIYRIDHYLGKETVQNILTFRFGNFIFENIWNNRYVDFVQITVAEEMGIDGRAEYYDSVGALRDMVQNHILQLLSLIAMESPIGFNADFIHDEKVKLLRSLRKLNKQTMQDHIVKGQYMCSKVQGVFKKGYREEAEFLSTSNTETYLAMKLFIDNWRWAGVPFYIRTGKALVRKFSEIYIQFKKPNFTIFNVGLSNLSNALIFRIQPRDGIEIRFNTKRPGYNYDIQEANMEFSYHASFNKFFGESYERLLFDAFLGDKTLYARNDEIDSSWEFVSDILDKWEDIKNWSYFYGSEGPVEANMILEKDHFWRKM, translated from the coding sequence ATGAGAGAAAAGAATGTATCTGATTTTGATGTTGTAATATTTGGTGTTACTGGCAATTTGTCTAGAAGAAAACTCATTCCTTCTCTTTTTAATCTGTATAAAGATGGTCATATTAGTAATTTTAGGATTATTGGATTTTCAAGAAGAAATTTTACTGATGAGGAACTGAAAATTTATATTAAAGATTCTTTATGGCAAGAAAGGTCTAATGCTTTAGTTGATGATTTTTTGAAATTTTTTGTTTATTTATCAGGAGATTTCAGAGAAAAGGATGCTTATTTAAAATTGTCCTTTCTTTTAGCGCATAAAGATAGAATATATTATCTCTCAACATCTCCTGAATTTTATGAGGCAATAATTGAAAATTTAAAGCCATATTCGTTTGATAATACTTCTTATTTATCTAAAATTATTCTAGAAAAGCCTTTTGGGAGTAGTCTTGAGACAGCTAGGTGTTTAAACTCTCTTCTTTACTCTGTGTTTAAAGAAGAACAAATCTACAGGATAGATCATTATTTGGGTAAAGAAACCGTTCAGAATATTCTTACATTTAGGTTTGGGAATTTTATTTTTGAAAATATTTGGAACAATCGTTATGTGGATTTTGTTCAGATTACTGTAGCAGAGGAGATGGGCATTGATGGTAGGGCTGAGTATTATGATTCTGTTGGTGCCTTGAGGGATATGGTGCAGAATCATATTTTGCAGCTTTTAAGTTTGATTGCAATGGAATCTCCTATTGGATTTAATGCTGACTTTATTCATGATGAGAAAGTTAAACTTTTAAGAAGTTTGAGAAAATTAAATAAACAGACTATGCAAGATCATATTGTTAAAGGACAATATATGTGTTCTAAGGTACAAGGGGTTTTCAAGAAAGGATATAGAGAGGAAGCTGAGTTTTTAAGTACTTCAAATACTGAGACTTATTTGGCTATGAAATTGTTTATTGATAATTGGCGTTGGGCTGGGGTCCCTTTTTATATTAGGACAGGGAAAGCACTTGTTAGAAAATTTTCAGAAATATATATTCAGTTTAAAAAGCCTAATTTCACTATTTTTAATGTTGGATTGAGTAATCTTTCAAATGCTTTGATTTTTAGAATTCAACCAAGGGATGGTATTGAAATTAGGTTTAATACTAAACGTCCGGGTTATAATTATGATATTCAGGAAGCCAATATGGAATTTTCTTATCATGCTTCATTTAACAAGTTTTTTGGTGAATCTTATGAGCGATTACTTTTTGATGCTTTTTTGGGTGATAAAACTTTGTATGCTCGTAATGATGAGATCGATAGTTCTTGGGAGTTTGTATCAGATATTCTTGATAAGTGGGAAGACATTAAGAATTGGAGTTATTTTTATGGATCAGAAGGTCCAGTTGAAGCAAATATGATTTTAGAAAAGGATCATTTTTGGCGTAAGATGTAG
- a CDS encoding Na+/H+ antiporter NhaC family protein, translated as MNKDSHVKPSFLGLVPFLVFIIVYVGTGVALEIQGVEMAFYQMPPIIAMLLAVVTAFLIFKGSFIDKLNEFIEGCSQTDIIFISFIFLISGAFSAVCKEIGSIETVANIGLKYIPANLLVAGIFLICLFLSTATGSFLGTVVAVTPIGFEIANKSGIPLPMVAGAVLGGGAFGDSMSLISDTTIIASRTQGVKIIDVFRNVAFFTFPASILSTIAFAILGSYIGGIGVNVELGDINYLKVLPYLFVIIFAFLGVDVFLVLFFGILIAGGIGIISGDLTLILMFKKINAGLVDLSEMLILVIFTGGVSYMTIRHGGFEWILTKLKYWAKCRKSAEFTITFLIVMVTGFLSNSGLAILVNGTVTRGISEANSVCPKRCAALLSISSCALIGALPYGMHMISVINISKGVISPLDIFPFLFYQVFLSIIIIVSIAFLGLKNQFLNSAKLD; from the coding sequence ATGAATAAAGATAGTCACGTAAAGCCAAGTTTTTTAGGTCTTGTTCCTTTCCTTGTTTTTATCATTGTTTACGTAGGCACAGGGGTTGCTTTAGAGATTCAAGGTGTAGAAATGGCTTTTTATCAGATGCCACCAATAATTGCTATGCTATTAGCTGTTGTTACGGCATTCCTTATATTTAAGGGTTCATTTATAGATAAGCTTAATGAGTTTATTGAAGGATGTTCACAGACTGATATTATATTTATATCTTTCATTTTTCTAATTTCAGGTGCTTTTTCCGCTGTTTGTAAGGAAATAGGTAGCATTGAGACCGTAGCCAATATTGGACTTAAGTATATACCAGCTAATTTATTGGTAGCAGGAATATTTTTAATATGTCTTTTTTTGTCCACTGCAACTGGCAGTTTTCTTGGAACTGTTGTGGCTGTTACTCCAATTGGGTTTGAGATAGCAAATAAAAGTGGTATTCCATTGCCAATGGTTGCAGGAGCTGTGCTTGGAGGTGGTGCTTTTGGTGACAGTATGTCTTTAATATCAGATACAACTATTATTGCAAGTCGTACTCAAGGAGTTAAAATTATAGATGTTTTTAGGAATGTTGCTTTTTTTACGTTTCCTGCATCTATTTTATCAACTATAGCATTTGCTATTTTAGGTTCTTATATTGGTGGTATTGGAGTTAATGTTGAGCTTGGTGATATAAATTATTTGAAAGTGTTACCTTACCTCTTTGTTATAATTTTTGCATTTTTAGGCGTAGATGTATTTTTAGTTTTGTTTTTTGGAATATTGATTGCTGGTGGCATTGGTATTATTAGTGGTGATTTAACTTTAATTTTGATGTTTAAAAAGATTAATGCGGGGCTTGTGGATTTAAGTGAGATGCTTATTCTTGTTATTTTTACAGGAGGAGTCTCTTATATGACTATTAGGCATGGGGGGTTTGAGTGGATTTTAACTAAGTTGAAGTACTGGGCTAAGTGTAGAAAGAGTGCCGAGTTTACAATTACTTTTTTAATAGTTATGGTAACAGGTTTTCTTTCAAATAGTGGTCTTGCAATTTTAGTGAATGGGACTGTGACTAGGGGTATATCTGAGGCTAATTCTGTATGTCCTAAGCGTTGTGCAGCATTGCTTTCAATTTCTTCTTGTGCATTAATTGGTGCTTTACCATATGGTATGCATATGATCAGTGTGATAAATATTTCAAAAGGGGTTATATCTCCACTTGATATTTTTCCGTTTTTATTTTATCAAGTGTTCTTAAGTATCATTATTATTGTATCTATAGCTTTTTTGGGATTGAAAAATCAGTTTTTAAATTCTGCTAAACTTGATTAA
- a CDS encoding ABC transporter substrate-binding protein, which produces MKKILVAMIILIISSCSSQKTQNTLSILNWAEYIDEKLLEQFERENNVKINYECFNNNEEMMAKFNNTKGYYDIIVPSEYLVGELASENKIEMLDYSKLPNVKNNILDELKNPEHDLGNLYSVPLFWGVMGILYNKTKVDIEDMNEFDILFNEKYKKEIAMLDSPKENIGVALKKLGYSFNEHSIPIIREAEEVLKKQAPLVLGYFSDIAAKSLILNGEASIQLTWSGEAINAMLKDPNLDFYVPKSTNLWIDVIVIPSDAPNKELAHKFINFLYENEASYANFQETKYNSPNKNVISRLKEEAKNNPKLNMYLEEKFFPTNFSQHEIFKKVPQKVKEEQMRIYIELSS; this is translated from the coding sequence TTGAAAAAAATTTTAGTAGCAATGATAATTTTAATAATCAGCTCTTGTTCTTCCCAAAAGACACAAAATACTCTTAGCATCCTTAACTGGGCAGAATATATTGATGAGAAATTACTAGAGCAATTTGAAAGAGAAAATAATGTAAAAATAAATTATGAATGTTTCAACAACAATGAAGAAATGATGGCAAAATTTAATAATACAAAAGGTTATTATGACATTATAGTTCCATCTGAATACTTGGTTGGTGAATTAGCAAGTGAAAACAAAATTGAAATGTTAGATTACTCAAAACTGCCAAATGTAAAAAACAATATATTAGACGAGCTTAAAAATCCAGAACACGATCTTGGGAATCTTTATTCTGTACCTCTATTTTGGGGAGTTATGGGTATACTTTATAACAAAACCAAAGTCGATATAGAAGACATGAATGAATTTGACATACTATTTAACGAAAAATATAAAAAAGAAATTGCCATGTTAGATTCTCCAAAAGAAAATATTGGAGTTGCACTTAAAAAACTTGGCTATTCTTTCAACGAACACAGTATACCTATAATAAGAGAAGCTGAAGAAGTATTAAAAAAACAAGCTCCCTTGGTACTAGGTTATTTTTCAGATATTGCTGCAAAATCACTAATACTCAATGGAGAAGCATCTATCCAACTAACATGGAGCGGAGAAGCTATAAATGCAATGCTCAAAGACCCAAATTTAGACTTTTATGTACCTAAAAGCACAAATCTTTGGATTGATGTTATAGTAATTCCATCAGATGCACCTAACAAAGAACTTGCCCATAAATTCATAAACTTCCTTTATGAAAATGAAGCATCTTATGCAAACTTTCAAGAGACAAAATATAATTCACCAAATAAAAATGTAATTAGTCGATTAAAAGAAGAGGCAAAGAATAATCCCAAACTCAATATGTATTTAGAAGAAAAATTCTTTCCAACAAACTTTTCACAACACGAAATATTCAAAAAAGTACCACAAAAAGTGAAAGAAGAACAAATGAGAATATATATCGAACTATCATCCTAA
- a CDS encoding ABC transporter permease — MLKTLKNTFLCLTFGFVYAPILILVVYSFNAGDNGFFFQGFSLKWYKEVFESQQIKQVIYNTLLVAIISSLISVIIGILGAYSIYKTKNEKIKTILLSINKIPIINPDIVTGISLMTFYSLIKIQLGFSTMLMSHIIFSTPYITIIILPKLYSLSENTIDAARDLGASEIQIFKNIIYPEIIGTVATGGLIAFTLSVDDFLISFFTTGQGFNNLSILITSLARRGIKPIINAISSILFFVILSLLFIINKCVGIKKLTADTEI; from the coding sequence ATGCTTAAAACACTAAAAAATACTTTTTTATGTCTGACATTTGGATTTGTTTATGCTCCTATATTAATTTTAGTAGTTTATTCTTTTAATGCAGGAGATAATGGATTTTTTTTTCAAGGATTCAGCCTAAAATGGTACAAAGAAGTCTTTGAATCACAACAAATAAAACAAGTTATATATAATACTCTACTAGTAGCAATAATATCATCCTTAATTTCTGTTATTATTGGTATTTTAGGAGCCTATAGTATTTATAAAACAAAAAACGAAAAAATAAAAACCATACTGTTATCAATCAATAAAATACCAATAATTAATCCTGATATTGTAACAGGTATTAGTCTAATGACATTTTATTCTTTGATAAAGATACAGTTAGGTTTTTCTACAATGCTAATGTCACATATAATTTTCTCAACACCTTACATCACGATAATAATTTTGCCTAAATTATATTCTCTCTCAGAAAACACCATTGACGCGGCTCGTGACCTTGGAGCATCAGAGATACAAATTTTTAAAAACATCATATATCCAGAAATAATAGGAACTGTTGCAACAGGAGGTCTTATTGCATTTACATTATCAGTTGATGACTTTTTAATATCATTTTTCACAACAGGACAAGGGTTTAATAATTTATCAATACTCATAACTTCCCTAGCTAGAAGAGGAATAAAACCAATAATCAATGCCATTTCTTCTATACTGTTTTTTGTAATACTTAGTCTATTATTTATTATCAATAAATGTGTAGGAATAAAAAAACTAACAGCAGATACAGAAATTTAA
- a CDS encoding ABC transporter permease → MNRIILTLYTLFLLIFTIFPLLIIITLGFINEQNEFSFANFARLLEPNYLKIFSRSINFALITTIVCILIGYPTAWFISMSKKSVQNMLIIMIILPMWINTLLRTYAWIRILGKNGIINNLLKAMGFETIELLYNEKAVIIGMVYNFLPFMVLPIYTGLSKIKYEYIEAAKDLGARIWQILLYIKFPLTLSYLATGIIMVFIPSITVFIISDLLGGAKQILIGNLIEKQFLFVEDWNTGAAISFIVMIVILIFNLTILKLMNKHNAK, encoded by the coding sequence ATGAATAGAATAATTTTAACACTATATACCTTATTTTTATTAATCTTTACTATCTTTCCACTACTGATAATAATAACTCTAGGATTTATCAATGAGCAAAATGAATTCTCATTTGCAAATTTTGCAAGACTGTTAGAACCAAATTATCTAAAAATTTTTTCAAGAAGCATAAATTTTGCCTTAATTACAACCATTGTTTGTATACTAATTGGATATCCTACCGCATGGTTCATATCCATGTCAAAAAAAAGTGTTCAAAATATGCTCATAATAATGATAATACTTCCTATGTGGATCAATACTCTACTTAGAACTTATGCTTGGATTAGAATATTAGGAAAAAATGGAATTATTAACAACTTGCTTAAGGCAATGGGATTTGAGACTATAGAACTGCTCTACAATGAAAAAGCTGTAATAATAGGTATGGTATATAATTTTTTACCATTTATGGTCTTACCAATATATACAGGACTATCAAAAATAAAATATGAATATATTGAAGCCGCAAAAGATCTTGGCGCAAGAATATGGCAAATATTATTATATATAAAGTTTCCATTAACATTATCATATCTTGCAACAGGAATAATAATGGTATTCATTCCCTCAATCACAGTGTTTATTATCTCAGATCTGCTAGGTGGTGCCAAACAAATTTTAATCGGAAATTTAATTGAAAAACAATTCTTATTTGTAGAGGACTGGAACACTGGAGCTGCAATTTCATTTATTGTAATGATAGTAATATTAATATTTAATCTAACAATACTTAAACTAATGAATAAACACAACGCAAAATAA